In a single window of the Terriglobus roseus genome:
- a CDS encoding aldehyde dehydrogenase yields MKANLIIDNNHVEAIDGGKFERYNPMGDSVVTTVAAGGTKDACLAAESAARAFETWSQTTPLERRTILLAAADRLEAKMDVISKTMAAEVGASAMWSALHVTMAANLFREAAGLTTQTIGETIPTNRPGLLSMTIRQPVGVVLSIAPWNGAIVLGARAIAYPIACGNTVVLRGSELSPATFSLLVEALHEGGLPPGVLNLVFNAPAAAPEIIDTLINHPAIRRINFTGSTRVGKIIAEKAGRVLKRCLLELGGKSPLVVLDDADIDGAVNAAVFGAFIYQGQICMSTERLVVDETVADAFVEQLARRAEVLAVGDPTVNSSIVVGPLIDAHSGSRINELIRDALSKGAILVTGGYAEGAVMRPTVLDRCTPQMMIYDEESFGPITTVVRVSGIEEAIKIANDTQYGLAAAVFGRDAYRALQVGRRIDAGAVHINGTTVQNESQAPFGGVKASGYGRFDGRAVIDEFTELKWMTIGQADQAYPI; encoded by the coding sequence GTGAAAGCAAACCTTATAATTGATAACAACCACGTGGAAGCAATCGACGGCGGGAAGTTTGAGCGCTATAACCCCATGGGTGACAGCGTCGTGACCACTGTAGCGGCTGGCGGTACGAAGGATGCATGTCTAGCCGCGGAATCAGCGGCACGTGCGTTTGAGACATGGTCGCAAACAACCCCCTTGGAACGGCGAACTATCCTTCTCGCAGCAGCGGATCGGCTTGAAGCCAAGATGGACGTGATAAGCAAGACCATGGCTGCGGAGGTAGGTGCATCTGCCATGTGGAGCGCCCTGCATGTCACGATGGCGGCAAATCTTTTTCGTGAAGCTGCAGGGCTGACAACGCAGACGATCGGGGAGACGATTCCGACGAATCGACCAGGGTTGCTGTCAATGACAATACGTCAGCCAGTCGGTGTGGTCCTCAGCATTGCGCCTTGGAACGGGGCCATCGTGCTTGGCGCCCGGGCGATAGCCTACCCGATCGCATGCGGCAACACAGTAGTCCTTCGTGGCTCAGAATTGAGCCCAGCAACCTTCTCTTTACTTGTGGAAGCACTTCACGAAGGTGGACTACCACCCGGGGTGCTGAATCTCGTCTTCAACGCGCCGGCTGCGGCACCTGAAATCATCGACACCCTTATCAATCACCCAGCGATTCGACGCATCAACTTCACCGGGTCAACTCGTGTTGGCAAAATCATCGCCGAGAAGGCGGGCCGAGTGTTGAAGCGCTGTCTCCTAGAACTGGGCGGAAAGTCACCCCTCGTCGTTCTCGACGATGCCGATATCGACGGCGCGGTCAACGCTGCGGTGTTCGGGGCTTTCATCTATCAGGGACAGATCTGCATGAGCACCGAGCGTCTTGTCGTTGACGAGACTGTGGCAGATGCATTTGTTGAACAGCTGGCACGGCGGGCGGAAGTATTGGCGGTCGGTGATCCCACCGTAAATTCATCCATTGTCGTTGGACCACTGATTGACGCTCACTCCGGCTCGCGGATCAACGAGTTGATCCGCGATGCCCTTAGCAAAGGCGCAATTCTAGTCACGGGGGGCTACGCCGAAGGAGCTGTAATGCGCCCAACCGTTCTGGATCGTTGCACGCCTCAGATGATGATCTACGACGAGGAGAGCTTTGGTCCCATTACGACCGTGGTTCGGGTAAGCGGCATCGAGGAGGCTATTAAGATTGCCAACGACACTCAGTACGGTCTGGCCGCCGCCGTGTTTGGACGCGATGCCTACCGTGCCTTGCAGGTGGGTCGGCGCATTGATGCGGGGGCCGTGCACATTAATGGCACCACCGTGCAGAACGAGTCGCAAGCGCCGTTCGGCGGTGTGAAAGCCAGCGGGTATGGCCGTTTCGACGGTAGAGCGGTCATCGATGAATTTACCGAACTCAAGTGGATGACGATTGGGCAGGCAGATCAGGCCTACCCAATCTAA
- a CDS encoding alpha/beta fold hydrolase, whose product MNIVKQRKGTYLSLLLLLTSSIFAQPIKLTSGLVHTPDVDLFFEVHGDLSQSTGTPIIFANGGPGFPLQITSRSKAWGIISKKWPIVFYDQRGLGSSHLLNPNAPQSIQAQISDVEALRQALGVERIIIAGHSWGGNIAMGYAEAFPQHVTKMILVDSAGPHWHEEGGSTLESFFPDVVEQSRLANKGDNDPKHQDEEYSRHLSMMFYGEESRRRFETAAKGIRLNQTIYEANAESMKREDQWPQLQSLRIPTLVLTGRFDVNIPPLTAWKIHKAIRDSTFIALPKSGHFPFVEEPETFARLVTNFLRAQPVITPAR is encoded by the coding sequence GTGAATATTGTTAAACAACGAAAGGGCACGTATCTATCTCTTTTACTCCTGCTCACTTCTTCAATCTTCGCCCAGCCCATTAAATTAACATCTGGTTTAGTACACACCCCCGATGTTGATCTCTTCTTTGAGGTCCACGGCGATCTCTCCCAGTCTACTGGTACGCCGATCATCTTCGCGAATGGCGGCCCGGGGTTTCCATTGCAAATCACCTCCCGATCTAAAGCATGGGGGATAATTTCGAAGAAGTGGCCGATCGTGTTCTATGACCAGCGGGGCTTAGGTTCTTCACATCTGTTGAATCCGAATGCACCGCAGAGCATCCAGGCGCAGATCTCGGATGTAGAAGCGTTACGTCAAGCCCTCGGGGTGGAAAGGATCATCATTGCTGGACATTCCTGGGGGGGCAACATCGCGATGGGATACGCAGAAGCCTTTCCACAGCATGTTACCAAAATGATTCTCGTCGATTCAGCGGGCCCGCACTGGCACGAAGAGGGGGGCAGCACCCTTGAGAGTTTCTTCCCGGACGTCGTAGAGCAATCCCGCCTTGCGAACAAAGGCGATAACGACCCTAAGCATCAGGATGAAGAATATAGCCGGCATCTTTCAATGATGTTTTATGGAGAAGAGAGCCGACGAAGATTTGAGACTGCGGCAAAGGGCATCAGGCTCAACCAGACAATCTACGAGGCCAACGCAGAATCCATGAAAAGAGAGGATCAGTGGCCGCAGTTGCAGTCTTTGCGTATTCCGACATTAGTGTTGACCGGTCGCTTCGACGTTAACATTCCTCCCCTCACGGCATGGAAAATTCACAAAGCGATCAGGGACTCAACCTTCATAGCGCTTCCCAAGAGTGGTCATTTTCCGTTTGTCGAAGAGCCTGAAACGTTCGCGAGACTCGTCACTAACTTTTTGCGAGCGCAGCCGGTAATCACACCAGCCCGATAG
- a CDS encoding SDR family NAD(P)-dependent oxidoreductase — MSGHLNKAVALVTGASSGIGRATAIRLAAAGADVVLVARRDEELKSVDKEVVAMGRKAFRIATDISSADEATAIVNKTIQKFGRLDLLVNAAGVMLNGPSIESPLTDWDQMVNVNLRGLMYVTKAALPHLLSAVSSSPRSVADVVNISSVAGRFTAPQVAIYNATKFAVTAATESWRQEFTKQSLRFSVIEPGATATQLFDQKAGQWEGFTKAFGEVERLHAEDIAEAVYYVVASPRRVAVNEMVVRPTDQA; from the coding sequence ATGTCAGGACATCTCAACAAAGCGGTGGCACTCGTTACGGGTGCGTCGAGTGGTATTGGACGAGCTACTGCTATTCGCCTTGCGGCGGCTGGCGCCGACGTAGTGCTGGTAGCGCGCCGAGACGAAGAGTTGAAGAGCGTAGACAAAGAAGTTGTCGCGATGGGCAGGAAGGCGTTTCGAATCGCTACGGACATCAGCTCCGCCGATGAAGCCACTGCCATCGTGAACAAGACGATACAGAAGTTCGGACGCTTAGATCTTCTCGTCAATGCTGCTGGCGTGATGCTAAATGGGCCGTCGATTGAGTCTCCGCTTACCGATTGGGACCAGATGGTGAATGTCAACCTCAGGGGCCTGATGTACGTCACGAAAGCCGCGCTCCCCCATTTACTGAGCGCAGTATCTAGCAGTCCACGCTCCGTCGCGGATGTAGTCAACATCTCTTCGGTGGCAGGTCGTTTCACTGCGCCGCAGGTAGCGATCTACAACGCGACCAAGTTCGCAGTCACCGCTGCGACAGAGTCCTGGCGTCAGGAATTTACGAAGCAGTCTCTGCGGTTTTCGGTCATCGAACCGGGCGCAACCGCGACGCAACTCTTCGACCAGAAAGCTGGGCAATGGGAAGGGTTCACGAAGGCCTTCGGAGAAGTGGAGCGCCTTCATGCGGAAGACATCGCCGAGGCAGTTTATTACGTTGTCGCCAGCCCACGCCGCGTCGCTGTAAACGAAATGGTCGTCAGACCCACGGATCAGGCATAG